One window of Branchiostoma lanceolatum isolate klBraLanc5 chromosome 8, klBraLanc5.hap2, whole genome shotgun sequence genomic DNA carries:
- the LOC136440166 gene encoding tripartite motif-containing protein 2-like: MASDVIREITEEILVCRVCLDDLKQPKILPCLHTFCQPCLERLLATEPVGRLCCPKCRQHVPLPENGVLGLMYNFHVDKLCDILQQQTKEKGKMSEPHVEGRPCTACDRGKSAEFYCVECTDNLCYVCNDTQRGLKATRSHKPVTIQNLQSGQFSPLRNTLSPVPTSTSIRTCSGSPKLLKTVGKQGSGDRQFNYPTSLAVNADGDIVVTDYNNRRLQFLDKNGSFKKKINLKFTPECVVVLTDGTLLVTGDGHMIHVLDKQGRETRVFQVTGVAAKCENTKGIAVDGLGRIIVTIGHQVFVLSPSGDVILKFGDKGQGQQQFDSFLCVAVNSGNQIIISDCSNGNLKIFDPAGSHLFTCGSLGRGPGQLYRPYCVITDSEDNIIVADCFNQIVSLFSRDGTFIRHFLTREEHGLNSPTGLTLTGDLHLVVSENQAIKMFHI, encoded by the coding sequence GGCGTCTGACGTAATCAGAGAAATAACCGAGGAAATTCTTGTCTGCCGAGTCTGTTTGGATGACTTAAAGCAGCCTAAGATTCTTCcgtgtcttcacaccttctgcCAGCCGTGTTTGGAGAGGCTCCTGGCCACAGAGCCGGTAGGAAGACTTTGCTGTCCGAAGTGCCGACAGCACGTGCCCCTCCCAGAAAATGGCGTCCTTGGGCTGATGTACAACTTCCACGTTGACAAATTGTGCGACATTCTCCAACAACAGACGAAAGAGAAAGGAAAAATGTCGGAACCACACGTGGAGGGACGCCCCTGTACTGCCTGTGACCGAGGAAAGTCTGCCGAGTTCTACTGTGTGGAGTGTACCGACAACCTGTGCTATGTATGTAACGACACGCAACGTGGGCTCAAAGCGACAAGGTCCCACAAACCTGTAACAATTCAAAACCTGCAATCTGGTCAATTTTCCCCGTTGAGAAATACACTGTCACCAGTGCCAACAAGCACGTCGATCCGTACTTGTAGTGGCAGCCCTAAACTTCTGAAAACCGTCGGAAAGCAAGGCAGTGGAGATAGACAGTTTAACTACCCTACATCACTTGCTGTGAACGCGGATGGAGACATTGTAGTGACCGATTATAACAACAGACGTCTGCAATTTCTGGACAAAAATGGTTCTTTCAAGAAGAAGATAAATTTAAAGTTTACCCCAGAGTGTGTGGTGGTACTGACAGACGGCACGCTGTTGGTGACAGGAGACGGACACATGATTCACGTACTGGACAAACAGGGGAGGGAGACACGCGTCTTTCAGGTGACAGGGGTTGCCGCGAAATGTGAAAATACGAAAGGTATCGCTGTTGACGGTTTGGGACGTATCATCGTCACTATTGGGCATCAAGTGTTTGTACTCAGCCCCAGTGGTGACGTAATTCTGAAGTttggagacaaaggtcaaggtcagcaacAGTTTGACTCCTTTCTCTGTGTGGCTGTAAACAGCGGTAACCAAATTATAATTAGCGACTGTAGCAACGGTAACCTGAAGATATTCGACCCCGCCGGCAGTCATCTCTTCACGTGCGGGTCACTTGGCCGAGGACCAGGTCAGCTGTACCGCCCATATTGTGTCATTACGGACAGCGAGGACAACATCATCGTGGCTGACTGTTTCAACCAAATTGTTTCCCTGTTTAGTCGTGACGGCACGTTTATCAGGCACTTTCTGACACGGGAGGAACACGGATTGAACTCTCCAACAGGACTAACACTAACTGGTGACTTACATTTGGTTGTTTCTGAGAATCAAGCTATCAAGATGTTCCATATATGA